In Flavobacterium gelatinilyticum, a genomic segment contains:
- a CDS encoding response regulator produces the protein MTYKNILQIDDDIDDCEFFMEALQAISKADYTAMQNPVEALNKLIQKELNPDVIFLDLNMPIMSGFEFLIEIKKQEIIKNIPIIIFSTSQFEEIKMKARNYGANEYISKPSDFNELKKILTHYIV, from the coding sequence ATGACTTATAAAAACATATTGCAGATTGACGATGACATTGACGATTGCGAGTTTTTTATGGAAGCCCTTCAGGCCATTTCCAAAGCCGATTACACGGCCATGCAGAATCCGGTTGAAGCGCTCAATAAACTGATTCAGAAAGAACTTAATCCGGATGTAATATTCCTGGACCTGAACATGCCTATCATGTCAGGTTTTGAATTTTTAATTGAAATTAAAAAACAGGAAATAATCAAAAATATCCCTATTATCATTTTTTCTACTTCACAATTTGAAGAAATAAAAATGAAAGCCCGAAATTATGGTGCCAATGAGTATATCTCAAAACCAAGTGATTTCAACGAATTGAAAAAGATTCTAACCCATTATATTGTATAA